One stretch of Siphonobacter curvatus DNA includes these proteins:
- a CDS encoding MFS transporter has translation MLSPEVPPPARLNYTAARVSVSTFFFLMGLSFASWASRIPDIQENLHLSAGELGSILLGMPLGSLVALAPAGWLVTKLGSRKVTLWALVAYVAALPLLGLMTSGWQLAVALFLYGAAGDVSNIAVNTQVVNVERGLGKPIMSSCHGLFSIGAFAGSALGGIAVSLRISPLYHFLAVLFLSVVMALVSVRALLSQDHKQQTSTEKTPLFVWPDRALLLLGLIAFCCMLTEGAMADWSSIYYRQRGGGVASLGYTAFTITMAAGRFMGDWLTVRLGIRKMLQISGLGIALGMALAVSAPFPWAVIIGFLIIGFGVAVVVPLVYSEAGRSETMSAGIALAAVSTVGYTGFLMGPPLIGFVAEAATLRIALSIVIILGFTIWLLARRVRH, from the coding sequence ATGCTCTCTCCTGAAGTTCCTCCACCGGCTCGCCTCAACTATACGGCGGCCCGGGTATCGGTCAGTACATTTTTCTTTTTGATGGGATTGAGCTTTGCGAGCTGGGCTTCACGTATTCCGGACATTCAGGAAAATCTGCATCTAAGTGCGGGTGAACTAGGTTCAATTCTGCTGGGAATGCCCCTGGGATCGCTGGTAGCACTGGCCCCGGCGGGTTGGCTGGTCACCAAACTAGGCAGTCGGAAAGTAACGTTATGGGCTCTGGTAGCCTACGTAGCGGCCTTACCTCTGCTGGGATTAATGACAAGTGGCTGGCAACTCGCAGTGGCCTTATTTCTGTACGGGGCCGCCGGAGACGTTTCCAATATCGCCGTCAACACGCAGGTGGTAAACGTGGAACGAGGCCTCGGCAAACCGATTATGTCTTCCTGTCACGGCTTGTTCAGCATTGGAGCCTTCGCGGGGTCTGCTCTGGGAGGCATTGCGGTTTCCTTGCGAATATCGCCTTTGTACCACTTTCTGGCAGTCCTGTTTCTTTCCGTCGTCATGGCTCTGGTGTCCGTCCGGGCTTTGCTTAGTCAGGATCATAAACAACAAACTTCGACGGAGAAAACACCCCTTTTCGTGTGGCCCGACCGAGCACTCTTACTGCTCGGTCTCATTGCTTTCTGCTGTATGCTCACGGAAGGAGCCATGGCTGACTGGTCGTCCATCTATTACCGACAACGGGGCGGTGGCGTGGCGTCTTTAGGGTATACCGCTTTCACCATCACCATGGCTGCCGGACGCTTTATGGGTGACTGGCTTACCGTAAGACTGGGTATTCGAAAAATGCTTCAGATTAGTGGCCTAGGTATTGCCTTAGGTATGGCACTGGCCGTATCGGCTCCCTTTCCCTGGGCCGTCATCATTGGCTTTTTAATCATTGGTTTTGGCGTAGCCGTCGTTGTACCGCTGGTGTATTCGGAGGCAGGACGTTCCGAAACCATGTCAGCAGGCATTGCTCTGGCTGCCGTATCCACCGTAGGTTATACGGGCTTTTTAATGGGCCCTCCACTGATTGGATTTGTGGCGGAAGCCGCTACCCTCCGCATCGCCCTGAGTATCGTTATCATTCTGGGTTTTACGATCTGGTTACTAGCTCGTCGGGTGCGGCACTAG
- a CDS encoding EamA family transporter, whose protein sequence is MNRTSSLQIWSGLIYLYLAWGSTYLAIHYLIETVPPLMASGVRNFTAGLLMLVWAKATEPRVWPSSRAWLTSSIVGILLLGVGNGGVSIAVAWVPTGYAALIVAAVPIWLVLLQLLWLRQIPSPMVIGGVLTGVVGVGLLLDFDAFSLEGTSANFTWGILALLLATFCWSLGMVISQRAQLPYSAAYLSAMQMLGGGIATLLVSSAVGEFSKVNVAGFNHSTWQSFLYLLSVGSLGGFTVFSWLSQRTSPTLLATYNYVNPLVALLLGYVFVGEQLTFKVVVAAGIIILAVVLITVGQRMQKRAAAR, encoded by the coding sequence ATGAATCGTACGTCTTCGTTACAAATCTGGTCCGGACTCATTTACCTCTACTTAGCCTGGGGGAGTACTTACCTCGCTATTCATTACCTCATAGAAACCGTCCCGCCCCTCATGGCTTCGGGCGTACGGAACTTTACCGCCGGACTGCTCATGCTAGTCTGGGCTAAAGCCACGGAGCCGCGAGTATGGCCCAGTAGCCGGGCCTGGCTTACCTCAAGTATTGTGGGTATTTTGCTACTCGGCGTCGGCAATGGGGGCGTGAGTATTGCCGTGGCCTGGGTGCCCACGGGATATGCCGCTTTGATTGTGGCGGCGGTACCCATCTGGCTCGTTTTACTTCAACTGCTATGGCTACGCCAGATCCCGAGCCCGATGGTCATTGGAGGTGTTCTGACCGGTGTGGTAGGCGTTGGGTTGTTACTGGATTTTGATGCTTTTTCGCTCGAAGGAACGTCGGCAAATTTTACCTGGGGTATTCTGGCATTATTACTGGCCACCTTCTGCTGGAGTCTAGGAATGGTGATTTCGCAGCGGGCTCAGCTCCCCTATTCCGCCGCCTACTTATCGGCGATGCAAATGCTGGGCGGTGGTATCGCCACGCTGCTGGTCAGCTCCGCAGTAGGTGAATTTTCAAAGGTGAATGTGGCCGGTTTTAATCATAGTACTTGGCAATCGTTTCTGTACTTACTGAGTGTAGGGTCGTTGGGCGGATTTACGGTATTCAGCTGGCTGTCACAACGGACCTCTCCTACCTTGCTGGCCACGTATAACTACGTCAATCCGCTGGTAGCCCTGTTGCTGGGCTATGTATTTGTGGGCGAGCAACTCACCTTTAAAGTCGTTGTAGCCGCAGGGATTATTATTCTGGCGGTTGTCCTTATTACGGTTGGTCAACGCATGCAAAAACGAGCAGCGGCCCGTTAG
- a CDS encoding alpha/beta hydrolase — protein MKKLWFVALMLSFQTQAQQVIPLYTGSPIPNQAPNAPTSDEIVDPGKNDGVLRIRNVTKPSITVYKAAKPNGTAVIICPGGGYHILAASHEGSDVAKVLNEAGVTAFVLKYRLPSTENLLVQKETGPLMDAQQAIRLVRSRAKEFGIQPNRIGIMGFSAGGHVAATAGTHFEKPLDASSTVSVRPDFLMLIYPVISMTPELTHQGSHDALLGKDASTERVDAYSNEKQVTRQTPPTFLVHAADDKAVPVNNSIVFFQACQKNDVPVELHVYPKGGHGFGLTNKTTPDQWSDRLKNWLSTLFKN, from the coding sequence ATGAAAAAACTTTGGTTCGTTGCTCTCATGCTTTCTTTTCAGACTCAAGCCCAGCAGGTAATTCCCTTGTACACGGGCAGTCCTATTCCAAACCAGGCTCCCAACGCTCCCACCAGCGACGAGATCGTAGACCCAGGCAAGAACGATGGCGTTTTACGAATTAGAAACGTAACCAAACCTAGTATCACCGTGTACAAAGCGGCTAAACCTAACGGTACGGCGGTCATTATTTGCCCGGGAGGGGGCTACCATATTTTAGCAGCTAGTCACGAGGGCTCCGACGTAGCGAAGGTGCTCAACGAAGCCGGTGTAACTGCTTTTGTACTGAAATACCGACTGCCCTCTACCGAGAACCTGCTAGTGCAGAAAGAAACCGGACCGCTCATGGACGCCCAGCAAGCCATCCGGCTCGTGCGGTCACGGGCGAAAGAGTTCGGGATACAGCCCAACCGCATCGGGATCATGGGCTTCTCGGCGGGTGGCCACGTAGCCGCCACGGCGGGTACGCACTTTGAGAAACCCCTGGATGCGAGTTCAACCGTATCGGTACGGCCCGACTTCCTGATGCTGATTTACCCCGTCATCAGTATGACGCCGGAGTTGACCCACCAAGGCTCGCATGACGCGTTGCTGGGCAAAGATGCCAGTACTGAACGGGTAGATGCGTATTCGAATGAAAAGCAGGTAACCCGCCAGACGCCACCTACCTTTCTGGTTCACGCAGCGGACGACAAAGCTGTACCCGTCAATAATTCCATTGTTTTCTTCCAGGCGTGTCAAAAGAACGACGTTCCTGTCGAACTGCACGTCTATCCAAAAGGCGGTCACGGTTTTGGCCTTACCAACAAAACGACACCGGATCAATGGAGCGATCGGCTAAAGAACTGGCTGAGTACGCTTTTCAAAAATTGA
- a CDS encoding LacI family DNA-binding transcriptional regulator, whose product MNTPIITLKEIARRLGLSKSTVSRALRDSSEIGAETKQRVLELARELSYTPNPIALSLQRSRSQTIGIIVPEIANSFFGSVISGIEEVAYRQGYHITIYQSHDSSDREVTDVRNILVRRADGLVVSTASQIRNLDHFRTLQEQGIPVVFFDRKVENFQTHQVIVDDFDGAFRATEHLIEQGCRKLACLTGPQHLPIVQQRTGGFKAALQKHDLPIRAEWLVEGPFRQNSGNQLTKELFADLSDHPDGILAASTSIALGAHLAIREVGMKMPEEVALIGFSDPPIAPLLDPPLSSIAQPGFEMGQQSAELLIDMIEKKGKPIRYQTRILQTDLVVRRSSQRTQKV is encoded by the coding sequence GTGAACACGCCTATTATTACCTTGAAAGAAATCGCCCGTCGGTTGGGTCTTTCCAAATCGACTGTATCGCGGGCCTTACGGGACAGCAGTGAAATTGGTGCCGAAACCAAACAGCGGGTACTGGAGCTGGCTCGCGAACTGAGCTACACGCCCAACCCGATTGCGTTGAGTCTGCAACGGAGCCGGAGCCAGACCATCGGTATCATCGTACCCGAAATTGCGAATTCATTTTTTGGCTCGGTAATCAGTGGAATTGAAGAAGTGGCTTACCGGCAGGGGTATCACATTACGATTTACCAAAGCCATGACTCCTCGGATCGGGAAGTAACCGATGTGCGTAATATCCTGGTGCGAAGAGCGGATGGACTGGTGGTTTCCACGGCCAGTCAGATTCGCAATCTGGACCATTTTCGAACGCTTCAGGAACAAGGTATTCCCGTCGTCTTTTTCGACCGGAAAGTGGAAAATTTTCAAACCCACCAGGTGATTGTCGATGATTTTGACGGAGCTTTTCGGGCGACCGAACATTTGATTGAGCAAGGCTGCCGAAAACTGGCCTGTTTGACCGGGCCGCAGCATTTGCCCATTGTTCAACAGCGTACGGGTGGTTTTAAAGCCGCTTTACAGAAGCATGATTTACCCATACGGGCGGAATGGCTCGTCGAAGGTCCGTTTCGGCAAAACAGCGGCAATCAGCTAACGAAAGAACTGTTCGCCGATCTAAGCGATCATCCCGACGGTATTCTGGCCGCCAGTACCAGTATTGCCCTAGGGGCTCACCTGGCGATTCGGGAAGTAGGTATGAAGATGCCCGAAGAAGTCGCTTTGATCGGCTTTTCGGATCCGCCCATTGCCCCCTTGCTTGATCCACCCTTGAGTTCGATCGCTCAACCCGGTTTTGAAATGGGTCAGCAGTCGGCGGAATTACTGATCGACATGATTGAGAAAAAAGGAAAACCCATCCGGTACCAAACCCGAATCCTACAGACAGATCTGGTAGTACGGCGATCTTCGCAACGTACGCAGAAAGTATAA
- a CDS encoding RNA polymerase sigma-70 factor, translating to MNSTSRRSPLRTSPAKPKVSTSQLFERFIQNADATAFSDLYHRYHKRLLVYATKILNSSELAEEVVLDVFMHFWQHRSRLQIHTSFESYLFRSVRNLAFDYLKHYRHELHLHEITPEVANSLPLSEDRIADQYDYQIVSHFIESHISALPKRCRLIFRMSREEGLMYREIAEKLNLSIKTVEAQMGRALKMLRSAYEQQFQAV from the coding sequence ATGAACAGTACGTCTCGCCGCTCTCCTCTCCGTACGAGCCCCGCCAAACCGAAGGTCTCTACGTCACAGTTGTTCGAACGTTTTATCCAAAACGCTGACGCTACGGCATTTTCTGATCTGTACCACCGCTACCACAAGCGATTACTCGTATACGCAACGAAGATTTTAAACTCCTCGGAACTGGCTGAAGAAGTAGTACTAGACGTGTTCATGCACTTCTGGCAACATCGTTCCCGGTTGCAGATTCACACTTCGTTTGAGTCATATCTGTTCCGTTCTGTACGTAACCTGGCCTTTGATTACCTCAAACATTACCGCCACGAACTACACCTGCACGAGATTACGCCCGAGGTTGCGAATTCCCTGCCCCTCTCGGAAGATCGCATCGCCGATCAATACGATTACCAAATTGTCAGTCATTTTATTGAAAGCCATATTTCGGCTCTCCCCAAACGCTGTCGCCTGATTTTCCGGATGAGCCGGGAGGAAGGACTGATGTACCGGGAAATCGCGGAAAAATTAAATCTTTCCATCAAAACGGTGGAAGCTCAGATGGGACGGGCCTTGAAGATGCTCCGTTCCGCCTACGAACAACAATTTCAGGCCGTTTAA
- a CDS encoding DUF2279 domain-containing protein, with protein sequence MRKLIFLLGFLHSTVFGQIRQDRLNGLLIGQGAVFAGTIYGLSKAWYKKPLKNFHTFNDNKEWLQLDKAGHAYTAYQIARMGMAAYQWAGMNNQQSALYGATSGVTFMLPIEILDGFSPEYGFSIGDVVANLTGPAILVTQQLAWGEVRVTPKWSFHPTRLARERPELLGRSWSESWLKDYNGQTYWLSMNPASFQAPNERTVRWPKLLNIAVGYGIDNMIAADYEKSIALGRRPVRQFFISPDLDLTRIPTHSDLLKSLLFLANCLKIPAPAIEFRVSKVPPKFKVKVHPVYF encoded by the coding sequence ATGCGTAAACTGATTTTTCTTCTCGGCTTTCTCCATTCAACGGTTTTCGGCCAGATTCGGCAGGACCGGTTGAATGGCTTATTGATTGGCCAGGGAGCCGTTTTCGCCGGAACGATTTATGGTCTGAGTAAAGCCTGGTACAAAAAGCCGCTCAAGAATTTTCATACTTTCAACGACAATAAAGAATGGTTGCAGCTGGATAAAGCCGGACACGCCTACACGGCCTATCAAATCGCTCGTATGGGTATGGCCGCGTACCAGTGGGCTGGAATGAATAACCAACAGTCCGCCTTGTACGGAGCTACCAGCGGCGTTACATTCATGTTACCCATTGAAATTCTGGACGGCTTTTCGCCCGAATACGGCTTTTCAATTGGGGATGTTGTAGCGAATCTAACCGGCCCGGCGATTTTGGTAACGCAGCAATTGGCTTGGGGAGAAGTACGGGTTACCCCCAAATGGAGTTTTCACCCAACCCGACTGGCTCGCGAAAGACCGGAGCTGTTGGGTCGTAGCTGGAGTGAAAGCTGGCTGAAGGATTACAACGGGCAAACGTACTGGTTATCGATGAATCCGGCTTCCTTTCAGGCTCCCAACGAACGTACCGTTCGCTGGCCCAAGCTACTTAATATCGCCGTTGGATATGGCATTGACAACATGATTGCTGCGGATTACGAGAAAAGTATCGCTTTAGGCAGAAGACCCGTTCGACAGTTTTTTATCTCGCCTGACCTGGATCTGACGCGTATTCCTACGCATTCTGATTTACTGAAGAGTCTGTTATTCCTGGCGAATTGCCTGAAAATTCCGGCTCCGGCGATTGAATTCCGGGTGTCGAAAGTGCCTCCTAAGTTCAAAGTCAAGGTACACCCCGTGTATTTTTAA